A portion of the Nitrospira sp. genome contains these proteins:
- a CDS encoding Fur family transcriptional regulator: protein MVSAKNAKEMETLKEHLARHQLKFTRQRELILSAFLRQEHITAEAMYHQLAKMDPHLGLATIYRTLNLFCDAGLAQARHFGSQTQYDNISHKGHHDHLICTGCGKIIEFENCEIERLQEEVAVKNGFAIQTHRLELYGLCSRCRH from the coding sequence ATGGTGTCAGCAAAGAACGCGAAAGAAATGGAGACGCTCAAGGAGCATCTGGCGAGACACCAGTTGAAGTTTACCCGCCAGCGAGAGCTCATTCTGAGTGCCTTCTTGCGACAAGAGCACATTACGGCTGAGGCGATGTACCATCAACTGGCAAAGATGGATCCGCATCTCGGGTTGGCTACCATCTACCGGACCCTAAACCTCTTTTGCGATGCCGGACTTGCGCAGGCCCGACACTTCGGTTCTCAAACTCAATACGACAACATTTCGCATAAGGGACATCACGACCATCTCATTTGCACTGGGTGCGGAAAAATCATCGAGTTCGAGAACTGTGAAATAGAGCGACTCCAGGAAGAGGTCGCGGTGAAGAACGGGTTTGCGATTCAGACCCACCGGCTTGAGCTCTATGGGCTCTGCTCCCGCTGCCGCCACTAA
- a CDS encoding class I SAM-dependent methyltransferase, with translation MNQLVSAEVEAYSEAHSISESAVCRALREETHRTMEHPQMLVGPLEGAFLKMMTHLVGAKRVLEIGMFTGYSALCFAEALPADGTVVTCEIDEGPAELARRYFSRSPDGRKISIRLGPALDTMRDLTGPFDLIFIDADKPNYVRYYRRALDLIAPGGVILVDNVLWNGDVLKQPAPDERAAAIQELNRIVAADPGVSAVLLPVRDGVFVIRPK, from the coding sequence ATGAACCAGCTTGTTTCGGCCGAGGTCGAAGCCTATTCCGAAGCGCATTCCATCTCTGAGTCGGCGGTCTGCAGAGCGCTCAGGGAGGAAACCCACCGCACGATGGAGCATCCACAAATGCTGGTGGGCCCCCTTGAAGGGGCGTTTCTGAAAATGATGACTCATCTGGTCGGAGCAAAACGGGTATTGGAAATCGGCATGTTCACCGGCTACAGCGCACTCTGTTTTGCCGAGGCGCTTCCCGCGGACGGAACCGTGGTGACATGCGAAATCGATGAAGGGCCGGCCGAGTTGGCGCGCCGCTATTTTTCGCGGTCACCAGACGGGCGAAAAATTTCGATCCGGCTGGGCCCGGCGCTCGACACCATGCGCGACCTGACCGGACCGTTCGATTTGATATTCATCGACGCGGACAAGCCCAACTATGTGCGGTACTACCGGCGTGCGCTCGATCTGATTGCACCGGGAGGCGTGATCTTGGTGGACAACGTGCTCTGGAACGGCGACGTACTGAAACAGCCGGCGCCTGACGAGAGAGCCGCCGCGATCCAGGAGTTGAATCGGATTGTGGCCGCTGATCCAGGTGTGTCTGCAGTCCTTCTGCCGGTTCGAGACGGGGTATTCGTCATCAGGCCGAAATAG
- a CDS encoding CusA/CzcA family heavy metal efflux RND transporter, with amino-acid sequence MVARLLDISLRQRLLIVIFAIVTGIGGIYAFRTIPIDAFPDVTSVLVQVVTKAPGLSPAEVERLVTYPIELQLTGVPSLTEMRSLTKVGLSLVTIVFDDDMDINLARQLVLERLIEVKETLPLGAEPMLVPNSTGLGEVFQYYLQEPARSYVQSEDERQQSLIEQRTVQDWIIRPLLKGTPEVIDVNSMGGYVKQYQVLVEPAMLRKYNLTLHDVFDAVASNNANAGGNILEKHAEKYIVRGVGLIRTLEDIERIVVKETGGTPVFIGDVAQVLVGHAVRHGATVWNGEREVVTGIVLMLRGGNARDVVEGIKARIDDIHARDLLPDGLRIVPFYDRIELITAALNTVYKSLAEGVVLVVLILFLFLGNIRSAFIVVSTLVLAPLATFIVMGQVGLTANLMSLGGLAIAIGMIVDGSVVVVENVYRHLSTHSAVVMPRRDLLMTAVKEVGQPVVFGILIIILVFLPVLSLQGMEGKMFKPLAYTIMIALLISLLLSLTLSPTLCSLMLKSGSEEDPWIVRKAKRLYTPALRWALGHSPVVMAAAVGSLVCGLALFPFLGSEFIPIMNEGSVAPQTIRLPSVSLPASIEIEKHMQQALMEFPEVETVVSKIGRTELGNDPQEPNESDPVVRLRPLDQWTTARTMPELMQKFRERLTRIPGATFLISQPIQQRVDELISGVRTEATVKLFGDDLEILRSKADEIAGVLGTVRGVSDIKVEQLFGQPYLTIDIDRTKIARHGINVADVREIITTAIGGRAATRVYEGQQWFDLFVRFPEQYRDSVERISNILLTDPSGALIPLADLGTVRLEEGPGRISRERLQRYVSIGFNTLGRDIGSLVAEAQQKISSAVTLPPGYLVTWGGSFENMERAMARLRIIVPMTIGLIFLLLYSMFNSLRQATLIILNLPFALIGGVVALWLTGEYLSVPASVGFINLFGVAVLNGIVLVSCMNKLRDDGHNLDEAVFTGSVLRLRPVLMTALVALLGLAPLAFARGIGSEVQRPLAIVVIGGLVSSTLLTLVVLPVLYRWVEGRAAGYAGHSAQTGNAITPQDLIDGAESSVHAAALQHHGIERPGNGA; translated from the coding sequence ATGGTCGCTCGGCTCCTCGACATCTCCCTTCGCCAACGCCTTCTCATCGTGATCTTCGCGATCGTGACGGGAATCGGCGGCATCTACGCGTTCAGGACGATCCCCATCGACGCGTTTCCCGACGTTACCAGTGTTCTTGTGCAAGTGGTGACCAAGGCGCCGGGACTCTCCCCTGCGGAAGTCGAACGACTGGTCACGTACCCCATCGAATTGCAGTTGACGGGGGTTCCGTCGTTGACGGAAATGCGGTCGTTGACGAAAGTGGGACTCTCTCTGGTCACGATCGTCTTCGACGACGACATGGACATCAACCTCGCGCGTCAGCTGGTCCTCGAACGCCTGATCGAAGTCAAGGAGACGCTGCCGCTCGGCGCCGAACCCATGCTGGTGCCGAACAGCACCGGACTCGGCGAGGTGTTCCAGTATTATCTCCAGGAGCCCGCTCGTAGCTACGTGCAGAGCGAAGATGAACGCCAGCAGAGTCTGATCGAGCAGCGGACCGTGCAGGACTGGATCATCCGGCCGCTGTTGAAGGGCACGCCGGAGGTCATCGACGTCAATTCGATGGGCGGTTACGTCAAGCAGTACCAGGTCTTGGTCGAACCAGCCATGCTCAGGAAATACAACCTCACGTTGCATGACGTCTTCGATGCCGTCGCCAGCAATAACGCCAATGCTGGCGGCAATATCTTGGAAAAACACGCGGAAAAGTACATCGTCCGCGGCGTGGGGCTCATCCGCACGCTCGAGGACATCGAGCGCATTGTCGTCAAAGAAACGGGAGGCACGCCGGTCTTCATCGGAGACGTCGCACAGGTACTCGTCGGTCACGCCGTGCGGCACGGCGCGACGGTTTGGAACGGCGAGCGGGAAGTGGTGACCGGCATCGTACTGATGCTCCGCGGCGGGAACGCTCGCGACGTGGTCGAAGGCATCAAGGCGCGCATCGACGACATTCATGCGCGCGATCTCTTGCCGGACGGCCTTCGTATCGTGCCATTTTACGACCGGATCGAGTTGATCACCGCCGCACTGAACACGGTCTACAAATCGCTCGCGGAAGGCGTGGTGCTGGTCGTCCTCATCCTGTTTCTGTTCTTGGGCAATATCCGAAGTGCGTTCATCGTCGTCAGCACGTTGGTGCTGGCGCCCTTGGCCACGTTCATCGTGATGGGACAGGTCGGCTTGACGGCCAACCTCATGTCGCTGGGAGGACTGGCCATCGCGATCGGAATGATTGTGGACGGCTCCGTCGTTGTGGTGGAAAACGTCTACCGCCACCTCTCGACTCATTCTGCCGTTGTGATGCCACGGCGCGATCTCCTGATGACGGCTGTGAAAGAGGTGGGCCAGCCGGTGGTGTTCGGCATCCTCATCATTATTCTGGTCTTCCTTCCTGTCCTCTCCCTTCAGGGAATGGAAGGGAAGATGTTCAAGCCGCTGGCGTACACCATCATGATTGCCCTGTTGATTTCGCTCTTATTGTCCCTGACGCTGTCGCCCACCTTGTGCTCTCTGATGCTGAAAAGCGGGAGCGAGGAAGATCCGTGGATCGTCAGGAAGGCTAAGCGCTTGTATACCCCGGCGCTCCGATGGGCGCTCGGGCATAGCCCGGTCGTCATGGCTGCGGCCGTCGGCTCGTTGGTATGCGGCCTGGCGCTGTTCCCGTTTCTCGGAAGCGAATTCATCCCGATCATGAATGAAGGCAGCGTCGCCCCGCAGACGATCCGTTTGCCGAGCGTGTCCCTACCGGCCTCCATCGAGATCGAGAAACACATGCAGCAAGCGCTGATGGAGTTTCCGGAGGTGGAGACGGTAGTGTCCAAAATCGGGCGGACCGAGTTGGGAAACGATCCGCAGGAGCCCAATGAGAGCGATCCTGTGGTCCGCCTGCGCCCACTGGATCAGTGGACGACGGCCCGGACGATGCCCGAGCTGATGCAGAAGTTCCGGGAACGACTGACCCGCATTCCCGGCGCAACCTTCCTGATCAGTCAACCCATTCAGCAGCGAGTGGACGAACTGATCTCCGGAGTGCGGACGGAGGCGACGGTTAAATTGTTCGGCGATGATCTGGAAATCCTGAGGAGCAAGGCGGACGAAATCGCGGGCGTCCTCGGAACCGTCCGCGGCGTCAGCGACATCAAGGTAGAACAGTTGTTCGGACAGCCGTACCTCACGATCGACATCGACCGGACCAAGATCGCCCGTCACGGCATCAACGTCGCCGATGTGCGGGAGATCATTACGACGGCGATCGGAGGCCGCGCCGCGACCAGAGTCTATGAAGGTCAACAATGGTTCGACCTGTTCGTGCGGTTTCCAGAGCAATATCGAGACAGCGTTGAGCGGATCAGCAACATCCTGCTGACCGACCCCTCGGGGGCATTGATTCCCCTGGCTGATCTCGGCACGGTGAGGCTGGAAGAGGGTCCCGGGCGCATCAGTCGGGAACGTCTCCAACGATATGTGTCGATCGGCTTCAATACCTTGGGGCGGGATATCGGCAGTCTGGTCGCGGAAGCCCAACAGAAGATTTCATCCGCAGTGACGCTCCCTCCCGGGTATCTGGTCACGTGGGGCGGTTCGTTCGAAAACATGGAACGAGCTATGGCTCGACTGCGCATTATCGTTCCGATGACGATCGGCCTCATTTTTCTGCTCCTGTATTCCATGTTCAATTCCTTGCGCCAGGCGACACTCATCATCCTCAATCTGCCGTTTGCCTTGATCGGCGGCGTGGTCGCCCTCTGGCTGACCGGCGAGTATCTCAGCGTGCCAGCCTCGGTCGGATTTATCAATCTCTTCGGCGTGGCGGTGTTGAACGGGATCGTGCTCGTGTCCTGCATGAACAAACTCCGCGACGACGGTCATAATTTGGATGAAGCGGTCTTCACGGGAAGCGTGCTCCGCCTACGACCGGTACTGATGACCGCGTTGGTTGCCCTACTCGGCCTCGCGCCATTGGCATTCGCTCGAGGAATTGGCTCAGAGGTTCAACGACCGTTGGCGATCGTCGTGATCGGGGGATTGGTGAGTTCCACCTTGCTCACCCTGGTCGTGCTCCCGGTGCTCTACCGTTGGGTCGAGGGCCGCGCCGCCGGATACGCTGGGCACTCGGCACAGACCGGCAATGCCATCACGCCTCAGGATCTCATAGACGGCGCGGAATCGTCCGTCCACGCCGCCGCTCTCCAGCACCACGGAATTGAGAGGCCGGGAAACGGCGCGTGA
- a CDS encoding TonB-dependent receptor — translation MKIAIGLGALISFMLCPGLEAFAQDKALEERLQRVEEELRQNRETLKRYQEQERREGTAEHRESAPPGAQYPTPVGSMSDIKVERPGEEKVPLSFGSTGSGRLVYAKPFVSAPKAVVGGYMDIQYRAQSQASIENGYGGTTNTFDQQRFVPFIYADITEHVKFASEIEIEHGIREDSTQGLEIGLEFGFIDYLVNEPFNIRAGILLLPVGKFNLLHDSPLNDLTDRPLVARFVIPSTMSETGAGFYGTFYPGTTSKLDYELYFTTGPCSYNSDGTPRINEADGTRGSRQRKCPSDDGLDINNGKSIVGRLAFSPILGIEVGGSGYYGNGAPNGNYNPTSIVAVDWTFQRGPFELIGEAAWAYARGNSRAIQTNTIGFAPGSLLTGIEGNSGPGIPPQRSSGYYIQGNYHFMPSFLSKWSPKRFGEGSTFTAVLRYDRVNTNLDNSNGTGGWGNLEQISVGLNYRPVEDAAFKISYQYQPMAFNPNTEQRIHDQALVISAATYF, via the coding sequence ATGAAGATCGCAATAGGACTCGGGGCCCTGATCTCATTCATGCTCTGTCCTGGTCTGGAAGCATTCGCCCAGGATAAAGCGCTTGAGGAACGCCTCCAGCGCGTCGAAGAGGAGCTTCGACAAAACCGAGAGACGCTGAAGCGCTACCAGGAACAGGAACGCAGGGAGGGGACAGCGGAACATCGGGAGTCTGCACCCCCGGGAGCGCAGTACCCCACGCCGGTGGGATCCATGTCCGATATCAAGGTTGAGCGACCGGGCGAAGAGAAAGTTCCCCTCTCCTTCGGCTCCACAGGGTCGGGTCGATTGGTGTACGCCAAGCCGTTCGTTTCCGCTCCGAAAGCCGTTGTCGGCGGCTATATGGACATTCAGTACCGAGCTCAGAGTCAAGCCAGCATTGAAAACGGGTACGGAGGGACGACAAATACTTTCGATCAGCAGCGGTTCGTGCCCTTTATCTACGCAGACATTACGGAGCATGTAAAGTTTGCCTCTGAAATTGAGATCGAACACGGCATCCGTGAGGATTCGACACAAGGGTTGGAAATTGGGCTGGAATTTGGTTTTATCGATTACCTCGTCAACGAACCCTTCAACATTCGCGCGGGCATCCTGTTGCTGCCTGTGGGAAAATTCAACCTTTTGCACGATTCTCCGCTCAATGATTTGACCGATCGGCCCTTAGTCGCTCGCTTCGTGATTCCTTCGACAATGTCTGAAACCGGTGCTGGTTTCTACGGAACGTTCTATCCCGGAACAACCAGCAAGCTGGACTACGAATTGTATTTCACGACGGGCCCCTGTTCATATAACAGTGATGGAACTCCAAGAATCAATGAAGCGGATGGGACCAGGGGATCACGGCAAAGGAAATGTCCCTCGGATGATGGATTAGATATCAATAACGGTAAGTCCATCGTGGGACGTTTAGCTTTCAGCCCAATCCTAGGAATCGAAGTCGGAGGATCAGGTTACTACGGCAATGGCGCGCCTAACGGCAACTACAATCCTACAAGCATTGTGGCAGTCGACTGGACATTTCAGCGCGGTCCGTTTGAATTGATCGGAGAAGCAGCCTGGGCCTACGCGAGGGGCAACTCTCGCGCGATTCAGACGAATACAATTGGATTCGCTCCCGGGTCCCTATTGACCGGAATTGAAGGCAATAGTGGTCCGGGCATTCCACCACAGCGCTCGAGCGGTTACTACATCCAGGGCAACTATCATTTTATGCCCTCGTTCCTGAGCAAGTGGTCGCCGAAGCGATTCGGCGAGGGATCAACCTTCACGGCCGTCCTCCGGTACGACAGGGTGAACACAAACCTGGATAACAGCAATGGGACAGGCGGCTGGGGGAATTTGGAGCAGATTTCCGTTGGGCTTAACTATCGACCAGTGGAGGATGCGGCCTTCAAGATCAGCTATCAGTATCAGCCGATGGCCTTTAATCCCAACACCGAGCAGCGCATCCATGACCAAGCGTTGGTGATTTCAGCTGCGACTTACTTTTGA
- the exbB gene encoding TonB-system energizer ExbB, which yields MDLLKHAVDYGVIGLLFLLSIWCVAVAVERWLFYRRVDLKQYPNQQVFEIALTRRLVIIGTVASNAPYIGLLGTVLGIMLTFHTMGTTGQMAVNTIMIGLSLALKATAVGLLVAIPCVVMNNILRRRVSELITLYKVQHGT from the coding sequence ATGGACCTGTTAAAGCACGCAGTGGACTATGGAGTGATCGGACTGCTCTTTTTGCTCAGCATCTGGTGTGTCGCGGTAGCTGTTGAGCGCTGGCTCTTCTATCGTCGGGTCGACCTCAAGCAATATCCTAATCAGCAAGTGTTCGAAATCGCCCTGACCCGGCGGCTGGTCATTATTGGGACTGTCGCATCAAATGCTCCTTACATCGGTCTGCTCGGAACGGTCCTTGGCATCATGCTCACATTTCACACAATGGGAACCACCGGTCAGATGGCGGTCAATACCATCATGATCGGGTTGAGTCTCGCCCTCAAAGCCACGGCCGTAGGGCTGCTGGTGGCCATTCCGTGCGTGGTCATGAATAACATCTTGCGTCGGCGGGTCTCGGAACTCATCACCCTGTACAAGGTGCAGCATGGAACGTGA
- the sugE gene encoding quaternary ammonium compound efflux SMR transporter SugE, whose protein sequence is MSWVYLFVAGLFEIAWAVGMKYTEGFTRLWPSLWTVLAMIVSLWCLALALRTIPIGTGYAVWTGIGAAGTAVMGMFLFHEPRDLMRLFSIGFIVAGIVGLKLSS, encoded by the coding sequence ATGTCGTGGGTGTATCTCTTTGTTGCCGGACTCTTTGAAATCGCGTGGGCCGTCGGAATGAAGTATACGGAGGGCTTCACCAGGCTGTGGCCGAGCCTCTGGACGGTATTGGCCATGATCGTCAGCCTATGGTGCCTGGCCCTTGCCCTGAGAACCATTCCAATCGGAACGGGTTATGCGGTCTGGACCGGAATAGGTGCTGCGGGTACGGCGGTGATGGGGATGTTCTTGTTCCACGAGCCTCGTGATCTGATGCGGTTGTTCAGCATCGGATTCATCGTGGCGGGGATCGTCGGGCTCAAGCTGAGTTCGTAG
- a CDS encoding FAD:protein FMN transferase has protein sequence MACELTNRLRDLLLIVTMLAGCTQLLSPSTPVLKKRTQLHMGTLVTITALAPSEEAANNAIDAGFSEIKRLERLLSTWIGTSELSSVNAAAGREPVRVSPETIAVVERSLQVAKLTNGGFNIAIGPAVDAWRVTERQEIPSPEDLQALKALTMLSGVHLDVQSGTIFLETLGMRIDVGGIGKGYAADQAVTAMRTAGANAGVVALSGDVKAFGQLPGKRKFTVGIQHPRKEGAVLAFIDLEDEAISTAGDYEKFFDRDGVRYHHILDPSTLQPARACQSVSVIARDGVWADGLDTGVFVMGPERGMDLVERLPDVEAVIVDHAGNVHISSGLRHRIRFPVESDQEGHLQ, from the coding sequence ATGGCATGCGAACTGACGAACCGGCTACGGGATCTGCTTCTTATTGTGACGATGCTTGCCGGATGTACTCAGTTGCTATCCCCGTCTACACCGGTGCTCAAAAAGCGAACCCAGTTGCACATGGGGACGCTTGTGACAATCACGGCACTAGCGCCGTCGGAGGAGGCGGCGAATAACGCGATCGATGCCGGATTCTCGGAAATCAAGCGCCTTGAGCGGCTACTGAGTACCTGGATTGGCACGAGTGAACTCTCTTCAGTCAATGCTGCTGCGGGAAGGGAGCCGGTCCGCGTGAGTCCAGAGACTATTGCGGTCGTCGAGCGATCATTACAGGTGGCGAAACTGACCAATGGCGGATTCAACATTGCTATAGGCCCCGCTGTCGATGCTTGGCGTGTCACTGAGCGACAAGAAATTCCGTCGCCCGAGGACCTTCAGGCCCTCAAGGCATTGACGATGCTCAGTGGCGTGCATCTTGATGTACAATCCGGCACGATTTTCCTCGAAACGCTTGGGATGCGGATCGACGTCGGAGGTATTGGAAAGGGTTATGCGGCAGATCAGGCAGTGACTGCGATGAGGACGGCGGGCGCCAATGCCGGAGTAGTGGCGCTCTCTGGGGACGTTAAAGCATTCGGTCAGTTACCAGGTAAGAGGAAATTTACGGTTGGCATCCAGCATCCTCGCAAAGAAGGGGCAGTTCTGGCTTTTATCGATTTAGAGGACGAGGCAATTTCAACAGCAGGCGATTATGAGAAGTTTTTTGACCGTGACGGAGTTCGTTATCATCACATCCTGGATCCGTCCACACTGCAGCCTGCCCGTGCTTGTCAAAGCGTTTCCGTCATTGCAAGGGACGGCGTATGGGCCGATGGCCTTGATACCGGTGTATTTGTCATGGGGCCTGAGCGTGGGATGGATTTGGTTGAACGCCTTCCCGATGTGGAGGCCGTGATCGTGGACCATGCGGGCAATGTTCATATCTCATCAGGGTTGAGACATCGCATTCGTTTTCCGGTTGAATCTGATCAGGAAGGACATCTTCAATGA
- a CDS encoding FMN-binding protein, which yields MLARLIASIICFAGFSLWTTAAFSGDRIWDNELRRFVTEQDFKYEEFMTEDEALKHALPKSKRIRRELIRLTQDKKELIEQRIGWKFPEESFEVYVGETDDKIDGYAMIHHTIGKYKPMTYMVGVDAEGTCQDVELLVFRDAKGSEVRTKRFNSQYEGKNVSDPIRINKDIINISGATMSVRSMSAGVKRVLVLLDEFYLKPAGLGSDAIDARRAERGFFSLLFGK from the coding sequence ATGCTCGCTCGCCTAATTGCTTCCATCATCTGCTTTGCAGGTTTCTCGCTGTGGACGACAGCGGCGTTCAGCGGCGACCGCATTTGGGACAACGAGTTGCGCCGGTTCGTCACCGAGCAAGACTTCAAGTACGAAGAATTCATGACGGAAGATGAAGCGTTGAAGCACGCGCTTCCCAAGTCGAAACGCATCAGGCGAGAACTCATCCGTCTGACGCAGGACAAGAAAGAGTTAATCGAGCAACGCATCGGATGGAAGTTTCCGGAGGAATCATTCGAGGTCTATGTCGGCGAGACAGACGATAAGATCGATGGGTACGCCATGATTCATCATACCATCGGGAAGTACAAACCCATGACGTATATGGTCGGTGTGGACGCAGAAGGGACCTGCCAGGATGTCGAACTGTTGGTCTTTCGCGACGCCAAAGGCAGCGAAGTTCGCACGAAACGTTTTAATTCTCAATATGAAGGCAAGAACGTGTCCGATCCGATTCGAATCAACAAAGATATCATCAATATCTCCGGCGCAACCATGTCCGTACGCTCCATGAGCGCAGGTGTGAAGCGTGTGTTGGTGTTATTGGATGAATTCTATTTGAAGCCCGCAGGTCTCGGCAGCGACGCCATCGACGCGCGCAGGGCCGAGAGAGGGTTTTTCAGCCTATTGTTCGGCAAGTGA
- a CDS encoding biopolymer transporter ExbD, with protein MEREIDQINVIPLVDVMLVLLVIVMTTATFITTGHIPVNLAKAKEAGDRKDVPLVITLSSDGSLFLNDQPVSQEGLKVELISHSRESLVLVRADRVTVLERFVNVVDDVRGLGFHQVSLEVLRS; from the coding sequence ATGGAACGTGAGATCGATCAGATCAACGTGATCCCTCTGGTGGACGTAATGCTGGTCCTCCTTGTCATCGTCATGACAACGGCCACGTTCATCACGACTGGGCATATCCCAGTGAACCTCGCAAAGGCCAAAGAGGCAGGAGACCGGAAGGATGTGCCGCTTGTGATCACGCTCTCCTCCGATGGCAGTTTGTTCCTCAACGACCAACCGGTGTCGCAGGAGGGATTGAAGGTCGAATTGATCAGCCATTCCAGGGAATCGCTGGTCCTGGTTCGAGCGGACAGGGTAACCGTGCTTGAGCGCTTCGTCAACGTAGTCGATGACGTCCGCGGCCTCGGCTTCCACCAGGTCAGTCTCGAGGTGCTAAGATCATAG
- a CDS encoding carboxypeptidase M32, whose translation MKTLTTLENLTNRLREIQRINSAASVLSWDQETHMPAGGGSARAEQIATLQGIAHRQFVSDETERLLSAAVDLATGHPLDRDGELWDEPAQSLLREVWRDFSRARKLPSDFVVKLSRECSLAQQVWAEAREGNAFADFLPNLGTVLALKREEAQYLGYAGSPYNALLDYYEPEATIAGLRPLFAQLKARLVPLLRKIQNSSVRVDDGILFHTFDSARQLEFGRLVLIAMGYDFERGRLDLSAHPFTTSFHPTDVRVTTRIHEHDLTSCLFSCIHEGGHGLYDQGLDPAHYGTPLGDSVSLGIHESQSRMWENCVGRSRAFWRFFYPILQQTFHHQLQSVDLDHFYAAVNRVKPSYIRVEADELTYNLHIMLRFEIEQDLIEGRAKAEELPELWNVKMKEYLDIVPPTDADGVLQDVHWSLGAFGYFPTYTLGNLYAVQFYDQARMEIPHLEDEIAAGQLLVLRRWLGQKIHRWGRMFTAERLAQRVTGVSLTPEPYLQYIERKYAELYRL comes from the coding sequence GTGAAGACACTCACCACCCTGGAAAACCTTACAAACCGGCTGCGCGAGATTCAGCGTATCAACAGCGCGGCTTCCGTGCTGTCCTGGGATCAAGAAACGCACATGCCGGCGGGCGGGGGCTCCGCCAGAGCCGAACAGATTGCGACACTCCAGGGGATCGCTCACAGGCAGTTCGTCTCGGATGAGACCGAGAGGCTATTGAGCGCCGCCGTCGACCTCGCAACGGGTCACCCCCTTGACCGAGATGGTGAGTTATGGGACGAGCCGGCACAATCGCTTCTCCGTGAGGTGTGGAGGGACTTCAGCCGGGCCAGAAAACTCCCGTCTGATTTCGTCGTGAAGCTCAGTCGCGAATGCTCCCTCGCTCAACAAGTCTGGGCGGAAGCACGAGAAGGGAATGCCTTTGCCGACTTCCTGCCGAACCTCGGCACGGTGCTGGCCCTCAAGCGGGAGGAGGCTCAGTATTTGGGCTATGCGGGCTCTCCTTACAATGCGTTATTGGATTACTATGAACCCGAGGCAACGATCGCCGGATTGCGGCCGTTGTTTGCGCAACTGAAGGCCAGACTGGTTCCCCTGCTCCGAAAAATCCAGAACAGTTCGGTGCGGGTCGATGACGGCATCCTGTTTCACACCTTTGATTCGGCGAGACAACTCGAATTCGGCCGCCTGGTTCTCATCGCCATGGGATACGATTTCGAGAGAGGCAGGCTCGATCTGTCGGCTCATCCCTTCACCACATCGTTTCACCCCACGGACGTGCGGGTCACCACCCGGATCCATGAACACGACCTCACGTCGTGCTTGTTCAGTTGCATCCATGAGGGCGGCCATGGGCTGTACGATCAGGGGCTGGATCCAGCCCACTATGGAACGCCGCTTGGAGACTCCGTTTCGCTCGGGATTCATGAAAGCCAATCCCGCATGTGGGAGAACTGTGTAGGCCGCTCCAGAGCCTTCTGGCGGTTCTTCTATCCGATCTTGCAGCAGACGTTTCATCACCAATTGCAGTCCGTCGACCTCGATCATTTCTACGCCGCAGTGAATCGGGTCAAACCCTCCTACATTCGGGTCGAGGCCGATGAGCTGACGTACAATCTTCACATTATGTTGCGCTTCGAAATCGAGCAAGATCTGATCGAAGGCCGTGCCAAAGCCGAGGAACTCCCGGAACTTTGGAATGTGAAGATGAAGGAATATCTGGATATTGTCCCGCCGACCGATGCCGATGGCGTGCTCCAGGACGTCCATTGGTCCTTGGGAGCGTTTGGATATTTTCCTACCTACACGCTCGGAAATCTTTATGCCGTGCAGTTTTACGACCAGGCCCGCATGGAGATCCCCCACCTGGAAGACGAAATTGCGGCCGGGCAATTACTGGTCTTACGCCGATGGCTCGGCCAAAAAATACACCGCTGGGGGCGGATGTTCACCGCCGAGCGATTGGCGCAACGGGTCACCGGTGTGAGCCTGACACCGGAACCCTATCTCCAGTACATCGAGCGAAAGTACGCCGAATTGTACCGACTGTAG